A single region of the Deinococcus multiflagellatus genome encodes:
- a CDS encoding sensor domain-containing protein: protein MSPAATFSAVQTALSDLLRVHAPQAVLLAQLGEEVLRVQAHGPAEPSGPDLVPPDEWFDRGEMTWLTRDGALLGLLWTDAGQLVPDAAVQVLTMLLAAARLDGQGRETEVMVTQLPVATAWLTGELLVRKVSRPFLELFELSEAEVTGRSVQDIFADRPAWLGALAQAGAGRSVRLPDEQVTRTGETFWMRGEARPYYGAASAGVMLTLQDVSGEYERAARVAALLDTDTPAALLSDSGAVLQASHGLKELLPAAAAPATGAPLWVWPCFADVPSEPVRDLVRLAATGGAARAEVELASGGSLALSVRRTSEPGLLVAQGEAGAQGGRAPLGVMNQVLSLSEDATILVDHAGRAQLVSERAATLLGVEAARLVGLAVSRVMSELGVRLFTPAGEPMALPDWKEVPLPLRQEILLALPDGTVRQMELRVTGVGGEAGGSRGSVLLTLRDLTALRRAQAKIRHDARHDSLTGLLNRTGLREALGGAAPATQGQTVVCLDLDGFTELNAALGRTACDRLLIQVAARLNDLAAETQGQAARLADDSFALSLPGLGAPGALARVEAALEVPLRAGSRDVAITAALGVATTQPGQPGDAALTDAEVALQHAKRQGRSQRSVFDPALRAQVARAFELEEALRGALDKDQFTLLYQPAVSLRTGRALSAEALLRWNHPTLGMLSPNAFLDLASRSELIAHISEWVVQEAVLGRQSVRGALGKRFEEWAVSVNLSLEELRRAAGLRRLLPLLSAEGAPDIEVAAGSLLDHSQETLALLEQLRSLGARLSVDDFGEGETSLSALTRFPLSAVKLHPSLTARLPGDEKSVTLVQATIDLAHRLGLQVVAVGVEHQAQLDMLRDLGCDAAQGYAITPPLPASELVEWLREH from the coding sequence ATGAGTCCTGCGGCCACCTTTTCTGCGGTTCAAACGGCCCTGAGTGATCTGCTGCGGGTGCATGCCCCGCAGGCGGTGTTGCTGGCCCAGCTGGGCGAGGAGGTCCTGCGCGTGCAGGCCCACGGCCCGGCCGAGCCCTCGGGCCCGGATCTGGTGCCGCCCGACGAATGGTTCGACCGCGGCGAGATGACGTGGCTGACCCGCGACGGCGCCCTGCTGGGCCTGCTGTGGACCGACGCGGGCCAGCTGGTGCCCGACGCGGCGGTGCAGGTGCTGACCATGCTGCTGGCCGCCGCGCGCCTGGACGGCCAGGGCCGCGAAACGGAAGTGATGGTCACCCAGTTGCCAGTGGCCACCGCGTGGCTGACGGGCGAACTGCTGGTGCGCAAGGTCAGCCGCCCCTTTCTGGAACTCTTTGAGCTGAGCGAGGCCGAGGTCACGGGCCGCAGCGTGCAGGACATTTTTGCTGACCGCCCGGCGTGGCTTGGCGCGCTGGCGCAGGCGGGCGCCGGGCGCTCGGTGCGGCTGCCCGACGAGCAGGTCACCCGCACGGGCGAAACCTTCTGGATGCGCGGCGAGGCGCGGCCCTACTACGGGGCGGCCTCGGCGGGCGTGATGCTGACCCTGCAGGACGTGAGCGGCGAGTACGAGCGCGCCGCGCGGGTGGCCGCCCTGCTGGACACCGACACCCCGGCCGCGCTGCTCTCGGATTCGGGGGCGGTGCTGCAGGCCAGCCACGGCCTGAAAGAACTGCTGCCCGCTGCCGCCGCTCCGGCCACAGGCGCCCCGCTGTGGGTGTGGCCCTGCTTTGCCGACGTGCCGTCTGAACCCGTGCGCGACCTCGTGCGGCTGGCGGCCACCGGGGGCGCGGCGCGGGCCGAGGTTGAACTGGCTTCGGGGGGCAGCCTCGCCCTCAGCGTGCGCCGGACCTCGGAACCGGGGCTGCTGGTGGCGCAGGGCGAGGCCGGGGCCCAGGGGGGGCGCGCGCCGCTGGGCGTGATGAATCAGGTGCTCTCGCTCTCGGAAGACGCCACCATTCTGGTGGACCACGCCGGGCGCGCGCAGCTGGTCAGCGAGCGGGCCGCGACCCTGCTGGGCGTGGAGGCTGCGCGGCTGGTGGGCCTGGCCGTCTCGCGCGTGATGAGCGAACTGGGCGTGCGCCTCTTTACCCCGGCGGGCGAACCTATGGCCCTGCCCGACTGGAAGGAGGTGCCCCTGCCGCTGCGCCAGGAAATCCTGCTGGCCCTGCCCGACGGCACCGTGCGCCAGATGGAACTGCGCGTGACCGGCGTGGGCGGCGAAGCGGGCGGCTCGCGCGGCAGCGTGCTGCTGACCCTGCGTGACCTGACGGCCCTGCGCCGCGCCCAGGCCAAGATTCGCCACGACGCCCGCCACGACTCGCTGACGGGGCTCCTGAACCGCACCGGCCTGCGCGAGGCCCTGGGCGGCGCGGCCCCGGCGACCCAGGGCCAGACGGTGGTGTGCCTGGACCTGGACGGCTTTACCGAGCTGAACGCCGCGCTGGGCCGCACCGCCTGCGACCGCCTGCTGATTCAGGTGGCCGCCCGCCTGAACGACCTTGCTGCCGAGACGCAGGGCCAGGCCGCCCGCCTGGCCGACGACTCTTTTGCCCTGAGCCTGCCCGGGCTGGGCGCCCCGGGCGCCCTGGCGCGGGTGGAAGCCGCCCTGGAGGTGCCGCTGCGCGCGGGGTCGCGCGACGTGGCGATCACGGCGGCGCTGGGCGTGGCGACCACCCAGCCCGGCCAGCCCGGCGACGCCGCCCTCACCGACGCCGAGGTGGCCCTGCAGCACGCCAAGCGCCAGGGCCGCTCGCAGCGCAGCGTCTTTGATCCGGCCCTGCGCGCCCAGGTGGCCCGCGCCTTTGAGTTGGAAGAAGCCCTGCGCGGCGCCCTGGACAAGGACCAGTTCACGCTGCTGTACCAGCCGGCGGTGTCGCTGCGCACCGGCCGCGCCCTGAGCGCCGAGGCCCTGCTGCGCTGGAACCACCCCACGCTGGGCATGCTGAGCCCCAACGCCTTTTTAGACCTCGCCAGCCGCAGCGAGCTGATTGCCCACATCAGCGAATGGGTGGTGCAGGAGGCGGTGCTGGGCCGGCAGTCGGTGCGCGGCGCCCTGGGCAAGCGCTTTGAGGAATGGGCGGTCAGCGTGAACCTGAGCCTGGAAGAACTGCGCCGCGCGGCGGGATTGCGCCGCCTGCTGCCGCTCCTGTCGGCCGAGGGCGCCCCGGACATCGAGGTGGCGGCGGGCAGTCTGCTGGACCACAGCCAGGAAACCCTGGCCCTGCTCGAGCAGCTGCGCTCGCTGGGCGCGCGCCTCAGCGTGGACGACTTCGGGGAGGGCGAAACCAGCCTGTCGGCCCTGACCCGTTTCCCCCTGAGTGCGGTCAAGCTGCACCCCTCGCTGACGGCCCGCCTGCCCGGCGACGAGAAGTCGGTGACGCTGGTGCAGGCCACCATTGACCTGGCGCACCGCCTGGGCCTGCAGGTGGTGGCGGTGGGCGTGGAGCACCAGGCCCAGCTGGACATGCTGCGCGACCTGGGCTGCGACGCCGCGCAGGGCTACGCCATCACCCCGCCCCTGCCCGCCTCCGAACTGGTGGAGTGGCTGCGGGAGCACTGA
- a CDS encoding ComF family protein produces the protein MTGPLWTGLSGLARSLLPRPCPGCGAQLGAQAGLCRPCRAQLQAQVSAHSPLRPHPGPHLLTLGPYAGVRRRAVRALKFAGARELAPVLGAALAAGVPPGWGVAAVVPVPLHPARQRGRGFNQAELLGRALADQLGVPCVPALRRTRAGPQQARRRAAEREDLQGAFERSEVPLPPGPVLLVDDVLTTGKTARACQDALQAAGVPAVYVAVVAR, from the coding sequence GTGACGGGGCCCCTGTGGACGGGGCTCTCGGGGTTGGCGCGCTCGCTGCTCCCGCGCCCCTGCCCCGGATGCGGCGCGCAACTGGGGGCGCAGGCGGGGCTGTGCCGGCCCTGCCGCGCCCAGTTGCAGGCGCAGGTATCGGCGCACAGCCCGCTGCGCCCGCACCCGGGGCCCCACCTGCTGACCCTGGGCCCCTACGCCGGGGTGCGCCGCCGCGCCGTGCGCGCCCTGAAGTTTGCCGGCGCGCGCGAACTGGCCCCGGTGCTGGGCGCCGCGCTGGCGGCCGGGGTGCCGCCGGGCTGGGGCGTGGCGGCGGTGGTGCCGGTGCCCCTGCACCCGGCGCGGCAGCGGGGGCGCGGCTTTAACCAGGCCGAGCTGCTGGGCCGCGCCCTGGCTGACCAGCTGGGCGTGCCGTGCGTGCCCGCCCTGCGCCGCACCCGCGCCGGCCCCCAGCAGGCCCGCCGCCGCGCCGCCGAGCGCGAAGACCTGCAGGGGGCGTTTGAACGCAGTGAGGTGCCGCTACCCCCCGGCCCGGTCCTGCTGGTGGACGACGTGCTCACCACCGGCAAAACGGCGCGGGCCTGCCAGGACGCCCTGCAGGCCGCTGGGGTCCCGGCGGTCTATGTGGCCGTGGTGGCGAGGTAG
- a CDS encoding RNA-binding S4 domain-containing protein: protein MTGDDTIDLQDFLKLRGLVETGGEAKFRVQGGEVRLNGEIETRRRKKLRRGDVVEYAGHRVKVDW, encoded by the coding sequence ATGACAGGTGACGACACCATTGACTTGCAGGACTTCCTGAAACTGCGTGGGCTGGTGGAAACCGGCGGCGAGGCCAAATTCCGCGTGCAGGGCGGCGAGGTGCGCCTGAACGGGGAAATCGAGACGCGGCGGCGCAAGAAGCTGCGCCGGGGCGACGTGGTGGAATACGCCGGGCACCGCGTCAAGGTGGACTGGTAA
- a CDS encoding insulinase family protein has translation MTATLPAAPRVGERLGRYTVQRVEALPEMQGTLVLLTHELGARHAHVIRADDNATFGVTFPTVPQDSTGVAHILEHVALMGSQRYPVSDPFFSMLPRSLNTFMNAMTASDWTTYPFSTRNEKDFFNLLSVYLDAAFFPLMRYESFRQDGHRLEFETPDDPSTPLKLQGVVYNEMKGAMASPGSVLWRAFGKALYPDLTYANNSGGAPGDIPNLTYDALRAFHAAHYHPSNAFFYTYGQLPLERILQEIETQVMARFSPQMLDVRIPDQPAFDAPRRETVTYPGTDTERGAQVVVAWKLGLSSDPHQNLRWSVLSDVLLGNAGAPLTRPLIESGLGGALSDLSGYRDNFREGAFGAGLKGLPAGQAQAVETLVLDTLGAIARDGLDPELIQSSLHQFEIMQKEVSNAGQPYGLQVMFRLLGPWLHGGDPVTGLRLDDALNALRADLARGAVFEPMLKGLLANPHRVTLELAPDPGLAAQVEADEQALIARLSANFTDEDRARIVAESARLKEVQAQPSDPGVLPTLTLADVPAAVPAAPYTTEQNGGVTVARAPQPTGGLSYLDLRLRLPELPDDLLSVLPLYTFAVTRSGAAGQDYAALARRLEAVTGGVSASVGVGNAPDDLGRVRLAVTFSGKALARNAPALVTVLRDLLAAPEFTRERLDQLLKQRLAGLKSSVVSSGNFYAERLAEAQLSPAGALQERLSGLSALATLKGIVEGDRVDELLSQFARLQALIRQGEPLLLLTATEADLALDLSELTAALPGGAAGQPTPALAPRTPQARTTDTPVSYNAAAWPTVPYTHADSPALLVLSRLLRAEYLLPELREKGGAYSGAASFEPRTGLFAMSSYRDPHLARTFGVFREARAFLAGVHEERTLTEAILSASKLLDPLTSPDTAGQLRVFSDHAGYTPEVQAAYKARLLAVTLDDLRRVAETWLTPERAAYGVVTGRDPNGQDGVAELGLRFEVAEV, from the coding sequence ATGACCGCCACTCTTCCGGCTGCCCCGCGTGTGGGCGAGCGCCTGGGCCGTTACACCGTGCAGCGTGTGGAAGCGCTGCCCGAGATGCAGGGCACGCTGGTGCTGCTGACCCACGAGCTGGGCGCCCGCCACGCCCACGTCATCCGCGCCGACGACAACGCCACCTTTGGCGTGACCTTTCCCACCGTGCCGCAGGACAGCACCGGCGTGGCGCACATTCTGGAACATGTGGCCCTGATGGGCAGCCAGCGCTACCCGGTCTCGGACCCCTTCTTTTCCATGCTGCCGCGCTCGCTGAACACCTTCATGAACGCGATGACGGCCAGCGACTGGACCACCTACCCCTTTTCCACCCGCAATGAAAAGGACTTTTTCAACCTGCTCTCGGTGTATCTGGACGCGGCCTTCTTTCCGCTGATGCGCTACGAAAGCTTCCGGCAGGACGGCCACCGCCTGGAGTTTGAAACGCCGGATGACCCGAGCACGCCGCTGAAGTTGCAGGGCGTGGTCTACAACGAGATGAAGGGCGCGATGGCCAGCCCCGGCTCGGTGCTGTGGCGGGCCTTTGGCAAGGCGCTGTACCCGGACCTGACCTACGCCAACAACTCGGGCGGAGCGCCGGGCGATATTCCCAACCTCACCTACGACGCCCTGCGCGCCTTTCACGCCGCGCACTACCACCCCAGCAACGCGTTCTTTTACACCTACGGCCAGTTGCCGCTGGAGCGCATCCTGCAGGAAATCGAAACGCAGGTGATGGCGCGCTTCTCGCCGCAGATGCTGGACGTGCGCATTCCCGACCAGCCCGCCTTTGACGCCCCCCGGCGCGAAACGGTGACCTACCCGGGCACCGACACCGAGCGCGGCGCGCAGGTGGTGGTGGCCTGGAAGCTGGGCCTCAGCAGCGACCCCCACCAGAACCTGCGCTGGAGCGTGCTGAGCGACGTGCTGCTGGGCAACGCGGGCGCGCCCCTGACCCGCCCCCTGATCGAATCTGGGCTGGGCGGCGCCCTGAGTGACCTGAGCGGCTACCGCGACAACTTCCGCGAGGGGGCGTTTGGCGCGGGTCTGAAGGGCCTGCCGGCCGGACAGGCGCAGGCTGTGGAAACCCTGGTGCTGGACACCCTGGGCGCTATTGCCAGGGATGGCCTGGACCCCGAACTGATCCAGAGCAGCCTGCACCAATTCGAGATCATGCAAAAAGAGGTGAGCAACGCGGGCCAGCCCTACGGCCTTCAGGTGATGTTCCGGCTGCTGGGGCCGTGGCTGCACGGCGGCGACCCGGTGACCGGCCTGCGGCTGGACGACGCCCTGAACGCCCTGCGCGCCGATCTGGCCCGGGGGGCGGTGTTCGAGCCCATGCTCAAGGGCCTGCTGGCCAACCCCCACCGCGTCACCCTGGAACTGGCCCCCGACCCGGGCCTGGCCGCGCAGGTGGAGGCCGATGAACAGGCCCTGATTGCCCGCCTGAGCGCCAACTTTACCGATGAAGACCGCGCCCGCATTGTGGCCGAGAGTGCCCGGCTGAAAGAGGTGCAGGCCCAGCCGTCCGATCCGGGTGTGCTGCCCACCCTGACCCTGGCCGACGTGCCCGCTGCTGTGCCCGCCGCGCCCTACACGACCGAGCAGAATGGCGGGGTCACCGTGGCCCGCGCGCCGCAGCCCACGGGCGGCCTGAGCTACCTGGACCTGCGCCTGCGCCTGCCCGAGCTGCCCGACGACCTGCTGAGCGTGCTGCCGCTGTACACCTTTGCGGTCACCCGCAGCGGCGCCGCCGGGCAGGACTACGCGGCGCTGGCCCGGCGCCTGGAAGCCGTGACGGGGGGCGTGAGTGCCAGCGTGGGCGTGGGCAACGCCCCGGACGACCTGGGCCGCGTGCGGCTGGCGGTCACCTTCAGCGGCAAGGCCCTGGCGCGCAACGCCCCGGCACTGGTGACGGTGCTGCGCGATCTGCTGGCCGCCCCCGAATTCACCCGTGAGCGCCTGGACCAGCTGCTCAAGCAGCGGCTGGCGGGACTGAAATCCAGTGTGGTGAGCAGCGGCAATTTTTACGCCGAGCGGCTGGCCGAGGCCCAGCTGAGCCCGGCCGGCGCCCTGCAGGAACGCCTGAGTGGCCTCTCGGCGCTGGCGACCCTGAAAGGAATTGTGGAAGGGGACAGAGTGGACGAGCTGCTCTCGCAGTTTGCCCGCCTGCAGGCCCTGATCCGCCAGGGCGAGCCGCTGCTGCTGCTGACCGCCACCGAGGCCGACCTGGCCCTGGACCTGAGCGAACTGACAGCCGCCCTGCCCGGCGGCGCGGCCGGCCAGCCCACCCCGGCCCTGGCCCCCCGCACCCCGCAGGCCCGCACCACCGACACGCCCGTGTCGTACAACGCGGCGGCGTGGCCCACTGTGCCCTACACGCACGCCGACAGCCCGGCGCTGCTGGTGCTCTCGCGCCTGCTGCGCGCCGAGTACCTGCTGCCCGAACTGCGCGAGAAGGGCGGGGCCTACAGCGGCGCCGCCAGCTTTGAACCCCGGACCGGCCTGTTTGCCATGAGCAGCTACCGCGATCCCCACCTGGCCCGGACCTTTGGCGTCTTCCGCGAAGCCCGCGCGTTCCTGGCCGGGGTGCACGAGGAGCGCACGCTGACCGAGGCGATTCTCTCGGCCAGCAAGCTGCTGGACCCGCTGACCAGCCCCGACACCGCCGGGCAGCTGCGCGTGTTCAGCGACCACGCCGGCTACACGCCAGAAGTGCAGGCCGCCTACAAGGCCCGGCTGCTGGCCGTCACCCTGGACGACCTGCGCCGCGTGGCCGAGACGTGGCTCACGCCCGAAAGGGCCGCTTACGGTGTGGTCACCGGCCGCGACCCCAACGGCCAGGACGGCGTGGCCGAGCTGGGCCTGCGCTTTGAGGTGGCCGAGGTGTAG
- a CDS encoding DinB family protein, whose protein sequence is MTTPHLDRAALAPMGETPAAVHTRLRSELDAFEAHLRGRETDWTRVQPGRDWTPAQEAEHVALINESITRVLALLLSDREVRPAPQTPGELSPEGRRVAPPHTRPSETGLAWAEWPARWAQGRAALEAATADLRPTPGRTLWHPFFGELDALDWARMVAAHLAGHRRALERSAGA, encoded by the coding sequence ATGACCACCCCCCACCTGGACCGCGCCGCGCTGGCCCCCATGGGCGAGACCCCGGCGGCCGTGCACACGCGCCTGCGGAGCGAACTGGACGCCTTTGAGGCCCATCTGCGGGGCCGTGAGACCGACTGGACGCGCGTGCAGCCGGGCCGCGACTGGACCCCCGCCCAGGAAGCCGAGCATGTGGCCCTGATCAACGAGTCCATTACCCGGGTGCTGGCCCTGCTGCTCTCGGACCGCGAGGTGCGCCCGGCCCCCCAGACGCCCGGCGAGCTGAGCCCCGAAGGCCGCCGCGTGGCACCCCCCCACACCCGCCCCAGCGAGACAGGCCTGGCCTGGGCCGAGTGGCCGGCCCGCTGGGCGCAGGGCCGCGCGGCCCTGGAAGCGGCCACCGCCGACCTGCGCCCCACGCCGGGACGCACCCTGTGGCATCCCTTTTTTGGCGAGCTGGACGCCCTGGACTGGGCGCGGATGGTGGCGGCCCATCTGGCCGGGCACCGCCGCGCGCTGGAACGGAGCGCGGGCGCATGA
- a CDS encoding Ig domain-containing protein encodes MTHHRPLGRALLALLVAGALAGCGQSLTGTSATSGRDPLQFVESPAGLAPAYVNEPYAAPLTVSGGAGPYTVRQVSGTLPPGLTLQGQQLSGKPTKTGSYTFTVEVTDSTLSTKSRTITMNVQDLPPLSLAPTLPAGQIRGETRIPLTITAPRSVRAARFAWDLPAGVTVTRVQPEGGDVVFWRQQGSRVVVDLGFKTVPRTGARVALLTVKPSGPVALATPILAYEARDGDGKLLSQKLFSDEQKKLDDQKAAEQKAAEQKAAEQKAAEQKAAEQKAAATAPGSAPAGTGTGTGTGTGTGTPVSPVTPAPGGGK; translated from the coding sequence ATGACACATCACCGTCCCCTGGGCCGCGCGCTGCTGGCCCTGCTGGTGGCTGGCGCACTGGCCGGGTGCGGGCAGAGCCTTACCGGCACCTCCGCCACCAGCGGGCGCGACCCGCTGCAGTTCGTGGAGTCGCCGGCTGGCCTGGCGCCCGCCTATGTCAACGAGCCCTACGCGGCGCCCCTGACCGTCTCGGGCGGCGCGGGGCCGTACACGGTGCGGCAGGTGAGCGGCACCCTGCCCCCCGGCCTCACCCTGCAGGGCCAGCAGCTGAGCGGCAAGCCCACCAAGACGGGCAGCTACACCTTCACGGTGGAAGTGACCGATTCCACCCTCAGCACGAAAAGCCGGACCATCACCATGAACGTGCAGGACCTGCCGCCCCTGAGCCTGGCCCCCACGCTGCCCGCCGGGCAGATTCGCGGCGAGACCCGCATTCCGCTGACCATCACCGCGCCGCGCAGCGTGCGGGCGGCGCGCTTTGCCTGGGACCTGCCCGCCGGCGTGACCGTCACCCGCGTGCAGCCCGAGGGGGGCGACGTGGTGTTCTGGCGCCAGCAGGGCAGCCGCGTGGTGGTGGACCTGGGCTTTAAAACCGTGCCGCGCACCGGGGCCCGCGTGGCCCTGCTGACCGTGAAGCCCTCGGGCCCTGTGGCCCTGGCCACCCCCATCCTGGCCTACGAGGCCCGCGACGGCGACGGCAAGCTGCTCTCGCAGAAACTCTTCTCCGACGAGCAGAAGAAGCTGGACGACCAGAAGGCCGCTGAACAGAAAGCGGCGGAACAGAAGGCCGCCGAACAAAAAGCCGCCGAGCAAAAGGCAGCGGAGCAGAAAGCCGCCGCGACCGCGCCCGGCAGCGCCCCGGCTGGCACAGGAACTGGAACGGGCACCGGGACAGGCACGGGCACGCCTGTCTCCCCCGTGACCCCGGCCCCGGGAGGCGGCAAGTGA
- a CDS encoding MBL fold metallo-hydrolase: MPHDDAPAPSALPRRDALRLLGAASAVLAAAPLARAQTAPATAPAAPAAPAMPMNGNGFYRQKIGDMTVTVVSDGTAPLAAVLPTWGANPDRQGEFAATLADYSVAATNTVNHFNPVVLEMGTQRVLVDTGRGGANGQLVANLRRAGIDPASITTVFITHGHGDHIGGLTTGGAPTFAGAQHVMGEAEYRFWTTQASPNAAVQANLIALKDRFRLIQAGQEIVPGVTSVATPGHTAGHLSVLAGSGAAGVMVLGDAAGHFLLSLKHQGAYIGFDTDGAQAARTRQVIFDRIAREKLWVTGYHFPFHAIGHLRRLNARSYEYEPAVWNWS, from the coding sequence ATGCCCCACGACGATGCCCCCGCCCCCAGCGCCCTGCCCCGCCGCGACGCCCTGCGTTTGCTGGGGGCCGCCAGTGCCGTTCTGGCCGCCGCGCCGCTGGCCCGTGCCCAGACCGCGCCGGCCACGGCACCAGCCGCGCCCGCCGCCCCTGCCATGCCCATGAACGGCAATGGCTTTTACCGTCAGAAAATCGGCGACATGACGGTGACCGTGGTCAGCGACGGCACCGCGCCGCTGGCCGCCGTGCTGCCCACCTGGGGCGCCAACCCGGACCGGCAGGGCGAATTCGCCGCCACCCTGGCGGACTACAGCGTGGCGGCCACCAACACGGTCAACCACTTCAACCCGGTGGTGCTGGAGATGGGCACCCAGCGCGTGCTGGTGGACACCGGGCGCGGCGGGGCGAACGGGCAACTGGTGGCCAACCTGCGCCGCGCCGGGATTGACCCGGCCAGCATCACCACCGTGTTCATCACCCACGGGCACGGCGACCACATCGGCGGGCTGACCACGGGCGGCGCGCCCACCTTTGCGGGGGCGCAGCATGTGATGGGTGAGGCGGAATACCGTTTCTGGACCACCCAGGCCAGCCCCAATGCGGCGGTGCAGGCCAACCTGATCGCCCTGAAAGACAGGTTCCGGCTGATTCAGGCCGGGCAGGAGATCGTGCCGGGCGTGACCAGCGTGGCGACCCCGGGTCACACCGCCGGGCACCTGAGTGTGCTGGCGGGCAGCGGCGCCGCCGGCGTGATGGTGCTGGGGGACGCCGCCGGGCATTTCCTGCTGTCCCTGAAACACCAGGGCGCCTACATCGGCTTTGACACCGACGGCGCGCAGGCCGCCCGCACCCGGCAGGTCATCTTTGACCGCATTGCCCGCGAGAAGCTGTGGGTGACGGGCTACCACTTCCCCTTCCACGCCATCGGCCACCTGCGCCGCCTGAACGCCCGGTCGTACGAGTACGAGCCGGCGGTGTGGAACTGGAGCTAA
- a CDS encoding DUF3197 domain-containing protein, whose amino-acid sequence MNLPDPLGVPGAPRETWTAVQRHVQAPSAHGGQLILVTDRQGERQHAAYGALLERGADRVVLARAFGPHFGPAGIQALAELVAWAVDAGLALREAVLPPPDAAQLLSEPDAALAARAVAASAPLDPGVFLPGRGRR is encoded by the coding sequence GTGAACCTGCCCGATCCCCTGGGGGTGCCCGGCGCGCCGCGCGAGACGTGGACGGCCGTGCAGCGCCACGTCCAGGCCCCCTCTGCCCACGGCGGCCAGCTGATTCTGGTCACCGACCGCCAGGGCGAGCGCCAGCATGCGGCCTACGGCGCCCTGCTGGAACGCGGCGCCGACCGGGTGGTGCTGGCCCGCGCCTTTGGGCCGCACTTTGGCCCGGCCGGGATTCAGGCCCTGGCCGAGCTGGTGGCCTGGGCGGTGGACGCCGGGCTGGCGCTGCGCGAGGCGGTGCTGCCCCCGCCCGACGCCGCGCAGCTGCTGAGCGAACCCGACGCCGCGCTGGCGGCCCGCGCGGTGGCGGCCAGCGCGCCGCTGGACCCCGGGGTGTTTCTGCCCGGGCGCGGCCGCCGCTAG
- a CDS encoding DUF1684 domain-containing protein, with protein MGAYEDAVLDYRRRKDEHFAAGGGPVDAATFQGLSYYPPDEAWAFTLPLTLLPQDAGAEFTLDTNTGETRTMSRFGEVTVPLPGGQYTLLVFAGLGEDRPARVFVPFRDATSGAETYGAGRYLDAPVDWQLGGDGPLVRLDFNLAYHPYCAYSPAWVCPLPPRENRVPEAVPVGEKLG; from the coding sequence GTGGGCGCTTACGAAGACGCGGTGTTGGATTACCGCCGCCGGAAGGATGAGCATTTCGCAGCCGGGGGTGGCCCGGTGGACGCCGCGACCTTCCAGGGCCTGAGCTACTACCCCCCGGATGAAGCCTGGGCCTTTACCCTCCCCCTGACCCTGCTCCCCCAGGACGCGGGCGCTGAATTCACCCTGGACACCAACACCGGCGAAACGCGGACCATGTCGCGTTTCGGTGAGGTGACCGTGCCGCTGCCGGGCGGGCAGTACACCCTACTGGTGTTTGCCGGGCTGGGTGAGGACCGCCCGGCGCGCGTCTTTGTGCCGTTCCGCGACGCCACCAGCGGCGCCGAAACCTACGGCGCGGGCCGCTACCTGGACGCCCCGGTGGACTGGCAACTGGGCGGCGACGGCCCGCTGGTGCGGCTGGACTTTAACCTTGCCTACCACCCCTACTGCGCCTACAGCCCGGCCTGGGTATGCCCCCTGCCCCCGCGCGAGAACAGGGTGCCCGAGGCGGTGCCGGTGGGGGAGAAGCTGGGGTAG